ATTATTTAGCTTCTTATGtcgaatatttttgagaaaaaaattattgaagtttTATCGTCTTTCGTAAAAATGCACTCTCCAGATTTCAAAAACGGCAGTACTTTGCCTTCAAAAaagcctcataatttttttaatttttaagatttttttcacGCAGTGTTTGCTACGATTAGTGATTAAGTGCGGATGGTAAGAAAATCCATGGATTCCTAAAGCAAAATTAGTGGAAACAGAAAGAATTTATGTGAATTTCGGATGAGATGCCAAGCTTCAAAAGGATTTGATGGGAAACAGCCGTAAAAACTTGCTTTTTTAGCTTTTCAATgcattttttgctttaaaaggGCGATTTGATAGAGAAAAAGTGAAATACCCAGGATTTTTATTTCAGATACTATCAGAGCACATTCTAACTATGATTTTcaccaaataaaaaaattaaaatattttgttagCTCACATGGTAATGCTCATTTTAAGGGATCAAGGCACTACAGCCAAAAATCAGGGCAAAAAAGGGGTATATTCAACTCATTTTGTCCTCCAGGGTATGTTAGGTTCAAgtgggaattttttccttcgaaTACATACTACCATGGACCAGTGTGCCAAATTTTAgcttaaaatcttaaaaattaaaaaaattatgaggcttTTTCGAAGGCAAAGTACTGCCGTTTTTGAAATCTGAAGAGTGCATTTTTATGATAGACGATAGAACTTCaatcatttttcctcaaaaagtatTCGACATATGAAGCTAAATATTGGTACTTTCTCTTATATTGATCTATAGATtgagtaaaaaaattttaaaaaaaccgagtCAGTAGGTgccattttcccatttttttttggttgaattgacatggaatgaccccgCTTAGAATATGAAAATTTGCTGCAAATATATTTATTGTTCCTTTTATTTCAGCCGAACAATTGAAAAAAGACGGCGAGTACgaggaaaacataaaaaaaatgacggaGGAACTAGACAAGGTGAAGTCGGACCTGATTCAGAACTTGGACAAACAGTCTCTACTGGAGAAACAGTTGAAAGACACGGCTGGTTCTAGTTATCTAATAGCCAAAACGGAGTTACTCGAAAGTTTTGGTGAAGTTGTGGAGTCAGAACTACAGTGCAGTATCTGCAATGAGTTGTATATAGAGGTCAGTATCTTTGACTATCATTAACTTGAAAACTACAGTGAAGTCATTGgtgatcttttgaaaaatcagaataTCTAGAGGTCGAAAACTTCTCTTAAAATCGTGATGCTCTGATTTTCCAAGCCTTAGCAGTCAGAGTAATGATAACTCTTCAGTATATAATAAAATTCGGATATTATCTGAGTTGTTTTTCGAGTTTTACATGAAAGGGGATCAGTGTTGCATCAATTACAATGTAGCCATCATAAAAGAAGTTAATTATTATTCGTTTGGTGGACTCACTGGCTCAAAACTGTATTTATTCACTTATTTATGTGAATACAACCCACATAATAGGCCATTCCATTcacttttgaaattcaaatatgACGATTTATCCATTACAATAATGCCTAAGAAATTACGAATGACACTTAAGATCGGATACCCAGTTGTAAATTATTTTAACGAACAGCCAGTGGTACCCGacagttaattttaattattgacgaaaatttctgatttctgtcaatttttgaccaaataaCTGCATTTTAATCGATTTTGTGCCAGATGTTGTGTTCTCAAACACAATTTTATGTATTTCAGCTTAAAATAATGGAAAAGTGCCGAATTCACATTTTGGCATGCCGTTAATTTGAAATCTACCGTTGGCATATGATAAACCTGTTCTAATATTttgtctttaaaaattttagcgaaaaatatAAGAATTGCTATTGCTTTATTTGTGTGTCTTCAATAATCATTTGTGAAGACTCTATCAAGACAAAAAGGTCTCTGTCACTTgaaggtaattttattttatcttaatttCAGGCAATGGTGCTACAATGTATGCACACTTTTTGTGCATATTGCTTGAACAagtggaaaaaaaggaagaaggagTGTCCTGTCTGTCGAGCCAAAATCAAGACTGAAAATAGAGCTTTCATCTGGGATTCGTTTATCGATAAAATGGTCAGCAAATTGTCAGAGGACCTGCAACAGAGAAGGAAGCAACTCATCGCTGAAAGAGCAGGTAAAGAATTtcagaaatgttcattttcatcCCATTAAACCCATTCACTATTACAAAATTTGCATAGCTGCAAAAAGCTCCAATGAAAGGAAGAGTTTAGAGTCCAagcagggtgatccaaaagttgCGCATCTCCAGCTTTGGGCATCATCTCTGTAACTTGTGCGGATAAATCGAAATGGAGACTTGCAATTTTTTAGGTGCACCTAGGTCAAAAGAAACGACTATAAGgactccaaaaaatttcaaggggttcACCTTGAAAAGGGGCAAGAACACTTGGAGCCAGAGAAACAgcaagggacttttggatcactctTTTTAAGTTGCCAAGTAAAGAAAAACATCCACGAAAATGGAATAAAATTATAATCAAACAAACCCTCGACCTGTACTAAATTCAACAGGTATTAATTATGGAATGCCTAGATTTTAAGAATTCTCTCCCTTCCTTCAAAATGTCGCCTCTATTGAGATAGCTTatatatttcctgaaaatagCAAGAATTAGCAAGCATAGCAAAAATTCtcagaagaaaataatttaataaaaattctaagcttaaatttctgaaaacacCAAATATTAAACGTTCAAAGCTTGCCATAACACGGGCTGGACCGGACTGGTCCTCTCCAGGAGACTTATCCTATATCAGGAACTATGGTCATTTAACCACCAAGGCCAACTTTAGTAAACCAGCTGGACTCAAGGAAAATTTAGGTTCAAGGCCTTCTCAATAAAAACTTTACATGAGAACGAAGTCCCTGTATGTAAAATTGTATCCTGTATGTAAATTTTCTATGGAAGCTAATCTGTTCAATGCGATTAACTAATTTGTTCAATTCGACGAACAAATGCTCATCCTCATCATGgcctcaataattttttttccttttgctttGCACAATCTCTAGCCTTCCAACATTGCTCTCAGACTTTATTGCTCTCTTAATAATTTAATTCTTTTCAgaaggaaaaggaggaagatCACAACAGGGGGAGGGAGATGACGAAGTGGAAGGGGAGGAGGATATGGATGTCGAAGTGGAAGGatgggaggaggaggaggaggatgatgatgatgatgatgatgatgatgatgatgataatgatgatgatgatgatgatgatgaaactTCTTTCGATGTAGCAAGGATGATTTTATCTGTATTTCCCTGTTTATCAAGATTTtatgatgatgataatgatgatgacaGAGATACTGATAATGATGATGACAGAGATACTGATAATGACGATGACAGAGATATCAATAATGATGATGACAGAGATACCAATAGCGACGATGACAGAGATACTGATAATGATGATGACAGAGATACCAATACTGATGATGACAGAGATACCAATAATGATGATGACAGAGATATCAATAATGATGATGACAGAGATACTAATAATAGTGACCATGATGATACAAGGGATAAttcatcattatcatcatcCAACATTACTCTCAGACTGTATAACTttcttaataatttaatttctttcagaaGAACAACGAGGAAGAGCACATCAGGGGGAGGGAGATGACGAagtggagggggaggaggatGTGGACGACGAAGTGGAAGGATGGGAGgatgatgataatgatgatgatgatgatgatgatgatgatgatgatgatgacagAGACACTGATAATGATGATGACAGAGATACTGATAATTACTATGATAGAGATACTGATAATTACTATGATAGAGATACTGATAATGATGATGACAGAGATACCGATAATGATGATGACAGAGATACCGATAATGATGATGACAGAGATACCGATAATGATGATGACAGAGATACCGATAATGATGATGACACAGATACCGATAATGATGATGACAGAGATACCGATAATGATGATGACAGAGATACCGATAATGATGATGACAGAGATACCGATAATGATGATGACAGAGATACCGATAATGATGATGACAGAGATACTGATGATAGTGACCATGACGATACAAGGGGAAGGGAtaattcatcatcatcatcatcatcatcatcatcatcacacCATTAGATGATGAAGTGGAAGGGGAGGAGgatgaagatgatgatgatCATGATTCTGATGGGTTCTCTTTTGATTTTGATGACAAACATGATGATGATTCTGATTCTAATGATTCTGATGACGGTGGTTATTCATCATGAACTAGATCAGGCAATAACAGTGGTAATCATAATTTTCGAGGATTTTATTTCCATAATATTGACAAGGAAGGAAGAGAGCCTGGAGATCGAATGTTAGTCATAGCCTCCCCTTGAACTTTTTCCTCCTTAATAGAAATATCTTTTTGCACCTGAATGCAAAACTTTGCTGTTCGAAGTCATTATTATAATATATGtgatattttgaacttttttcctttcaatcgCAGGAAATGGGTCTACAAGCCAGACTGCTTCCGTCACTCCTGCCTCCTCTTCTGTCATCCTTCCTCATGTGATTACGACCAACGGTGGTACATACCAAGTTGCTAACATCAACACATTATCTCGCCTCAACACATCAATGCCACGCGCACCAACCGCCCAAACGATTCGAGTTGCAGTTCCTGTAACGAGCACCGGTATGATAGCTTCTGCACACCCTTCATTAGCAAGAGGTCCTAATGTTAGAGGACCGTTTATATCAGGTGTTCGTCTATTAGGAAGCATTGATCTAACGCAAAACAGACCTAACATATTACCCAGAACACCGTCAACTCCTCGTGCAGCATCAAGCTCTTCAGCTAGTAGATCATCTACTGACAGAAACAATGCTGTCTTGGCAGCTGCAAGAGCTGCTCTAGCCGGAAGATCTACGCCTGTGGCTAGTTCTCGCTCAAGTTCATCTTCAACCCATAGGTGAGCtactaatttcaattttcagttttttcttacTGAAAGATGTACAATACTTTACATCACACGATACATTGTCAGTCTTTTTGACCCAACCAAAGTCCCCTAGAAACAAAGCATAAATATGACATCAGATTTAACATTGCCAGACAGTTAGACTGAGATGTATCCCAATTCCAGGACGCTCCAAATAATAATCTCCAGTACTTTTgcccagattttcaaaaattaattcaatccCGAGGATAAACACTCTTCTTTACATCTGTTCAACGTCTTTTGAGTGCCTATCTTTTGATAAATAATCTACTAAAGAGACACACCTTTGTAAGAGTTTAGAGTAACGTTTAtctatcagtaaaaatacaaatgctCCTACCTGTAGAATTAAGTAATACTCCACTATCAGCATTTGCAAGTTTCATATGATCTGTGATAATGTTAAAATCGATAATGTCACAGATCGATCCTGAACAATCTGTAATATACTACCTCCTTGAGAGATAGAATCTGACTTAATATTGAATAGAAAAGAAAGGATGTACTTGTCTTCCTTTAAGTAatcattctatttttctttattgTTGCTCAAGATAACTTTTGCCAAACAGTCAAGTAAAACAATTTGTTAGAAAATCTGTTTCTATgcagaatgggtctgttgcatgcaagagatacagccgcgcgaataaactttttagaggttaaatgacacgaaaattacgatggtcacattaaaaaagtctgaaatacactccttactgcgcaatttgcgttgttaggagcgcgctttttcaaatttcccgcgtctgggggcagttttctaatcaccggaaacgagcaaatggcgggctcggtgatttccggaagatgccgagtcattgttgttgttgttattttttccttcagtttgtttacaaacccaacgtgatctcttatggtggtccatatacgcttaatgcggtaaccaaatcgatcaacttttaaatatccaacgcaatccttctacatttcatttcacgatatcacgagctccgatgtttaggttatgttgtcagtttaagttgaccggaaatagccgcgagatGCCGTTAATTGTtcccgttagaaaactgcccccagacgcgggaaatttgaaaaagcgcgctcctaacaacgcaaattgcgcagtaaggagtgtatttcagactcttttaatgtgaccatcgtaattttcgtgtcatttaacctctaataAGTCTATTCGCAcagctgtatctcttgcatgcaacaggcccattctacgGCAAGCATCATTCCAGGTGCCatatgttttaaaaaagaaaaaaaattgaattaatttgatCCCTTTATTGTGGTTGTAATTCCTCCATCATTCGCATTATAGaagttaattttcttttcctatTCGTTTTAAATTTAGAAATGAATTCATCATGTGTGAATGTTTTTATTCAGAGATCTCGCAGGATTGTTTGGTGATTTTCTCCAACTAGTAATGAATACCTAAAATCTGTGTCACACATTTGATGATCTGAAgatctttttttgtattttctaagTTATACATTTTGTATCCTTTTGTTTAAGCTTTTTAACCCCCAGAATAGTTAATGTAGAATATTTGAAATCAtgcctcatttaaaaaaaagaacatcgCACGGGTGACGAAtgaattatgaatattcttaTTGTAAAATAGTAAGATGTTCTGTATAACCTTCCAAGCCCAATGAACTTTAAACCTAAGCTTGCTGAGCACAGAGTTCAAGATGATAGGACTACAGAGAGAATTTGTCTGCTTTTTTTAATGCATTCTGTGCTCAAAATGTCCCAGTAACAAATTGATTATCAAGAAGAGTCCTTTGTTCTCTAGAAAATGAAACAGATGCTGCAAAAATTCCTGCTTTTTCCAGTCAAGTGCTGACTTGCTCGAAATTGCATCACAAAAATCAGCCCAGTTAGTTCGAAACTAGTTCACTAGCTTGTGTAGAAGTGCGTAAAGGAATccatgtaaataaaaaaataaaggaccTTGACTAGTACCAAATTACTTCATCATCCGTCCTTTGTCTCTTAAACAATGTCTAAAAATAACCCTAAAACCTTTTGAAAAACTACCCTACCCTACCTTTCATTCTGTATGAGATGCTTTGGACGcgttcctgatttttccctgtgACATAGCCATCTTATAAGAAAAATCATGTGTACTCAGCCTCCTCTTTCAGTAACATTTCTACTGTAAAGAATAATTCCGGGGGAAATTGAATGGTAAATTcgctgatgttttttttttacctatacTTTGACCAGTGAAAGAGGCCCTTAACTTCATCAGGCATATATTTTCTTCAATCTGTCGTCACGATTTTAGCACTCAGTTAACCTCCCTGTTGAACAATTTTGTGCATTTTATATTCAAGCATTTATACTCAATGTAAATTTCAATATCTACTGAATTGTGTGGTAAAGACTCTAACATG
The genomic region above belongs to Bemisia tabaci chromosome 8, PGI_BMITA_v3 and contains:
- the LOC109034516 gene encoding uncharacterized protein isoform X2, which gives rise to MNLCKRSSDQSSNGTEEDPRPYLINQRYGTDNDILKQKKYYVTGDEFSVGRSQDATLSIPDTFVSRNHCIVKKKLKENSESSWFLHHLAGDRSSTWINGIRLKPEEVIELNTNDLIEFSDKRNFSFRFHAPDIELERKRAKRALEEEQEKEKEALTIAAKLMANELEQERMKKEKEELELKMQERIQMLEAQYQKEKEELEEKIKTDNLERKKLAEERALLEEKLAQEKLLAEQKFKDEKLELEDKLKGLEETVKKIEDEKLRKEEERKQLEEEAERIKATLAEKETALKETAEQLKKDGEYEENIKKMTEELDKVKSDLIQNLDKQSLLEKQLKDTAGSSYLIAKTELLESFGEVVESELQCSICNELYIEAMVLQCMHTFCAYCLNKWKKRKKECPVCRAKIKTENRAFIWDSFIDKMVSKLSEDLQQRRKQLIAERAEEQRGRAHQGEGDDEVEGEEDVDDEVEGWEDDDNDDDDDDDDDDDDDRDTDNDDDRDTDNYYDRDTDNYYDRDTDNDDDRDTDNDDDRDTDNDDDRDTDNDDDRDTDNDDDTDTDNDDDRDTDNDDDRDTDNDDDRDTDNDDDRDTDNDDDRDTDDSDHDDTRGRDNSSSSSSSSSSSHH